The Blautia pseudococcoides genome segment TTTCCGAAAAACTCTTTTCCAGATGTTTATTTAAAAGCTTGCTCAGATGCCACTGGCTCACAAACGTGTTATCTGCAACTTCACTCAGAGAAATCTTTTTATTATAGTTTTCCTGAATATAAGCCAGGGCATTCTTCACAATGAAACTACCTGCAGTATTTTCAGACTCATCCTCCTCGCCGGTTATGTTTCGTTTTTTCAGGTTTTCCGCCATAACCTGCACAGCTTCCTCTATCTCGCCCATATTGGACGGCTTTAACAGGAAGCGCGTCACGCCCAGGCGGATAGCCTGCTGCGCATAGTCGAAATCCCGGTAACCTGTCAGAATAGATATCTGCATCTCCGGAAATTCCACCCTGAGGGCAGCGATCATCTTCAATCCGTCCATGCCGGGCATGGAGATATCGGAAATAACCATATTGGGATGCTCTTTTCTCATAACCTCCAGCCCTTCCTGTCCGTTGCCTGCTGTCGCTGCAATCCTGCAGCCGTATTTGTCCCATGGCACCACTTTGGAAAGCCCTTCCGCGATAATTGGCTCATCATCTACTATTACTACTTTATACATATGTACCCCCCTGGTTCCTCTTATAGTTTATCACAAATATTCTATTCTTCTTTCAAATATACATTAAATTTGTGTAAAATAAATACTACTTTCTATTATTATAAAACATTAGCGAAAAAAAGGAAAGTATCTGGCGTCTTTTCCACCAAATACTTTCCTTCTGTCTTTCTTTATTTTTATTTCAGGCACTCAGCCCTTCACAGCTCCCGCTGTCATACCTTTGATAATGTATTTCTGCAGACATACATACACAACCAGAAGCGGTACGATGATCAGTGTCACCACTGCTGCCATGAGGCCGTAGTCTGTACCTTCCCTGGAGGAAATCTCCATGAGCAGTCGTGTGATCGCCCACTGGTCTTTGAAACGAAGGAAGAAGGTCTGGGAGAACAG includes the following:
- a CDS encoding response regulator transcription factor: MYKVVIVDDEPIIAEGLSKVVPWDKYGCRIAATAGNGQEGLEVMRKEHPNMVISDISMPGMDGLKMIAALRVEFPEMQISILTGYRDFDYAQQAIRLGVTRFLLKPSNMGEIEEAVQVMAENLKKRNITGEEDESENTAGSFIVKNALAYIQENYNKKISLSEVADNTFVSQWHLSKLLNKHLEKSFSEILNSIRIEKAKELLKDPSLRIGDVAEEVGFLDMAHFSRVFKKIEGISANEYRNKI